A window of Pectinophora gossypiella chromosome 12, ilPecGoss1.1, whole genome shotgun sequence contains these coding sequences:
- the LOC126371270 gene encoding methionine synthase reductase, whose translation MVVTHNFQDLFEASSKTTVLSLPIVKENPLKIEFQKCDENETLYESRAPPLPFASSNVFHADISDWRRLTAVNNDCKAVYEVTFDVTGSTFNYKPGDTIGVIPQNSTADVEQILDHLNLKSQADDQYTLIVDKTLKGAKIPVHVPVKSTLRHVFQYCLDLRSVIKKLFLLALSRHTKDDNERKVLEYVCSKEGATVYTTHILNKNLCVLDLFSIFKTCKPPAEVLLANLPRLLPRPYSIVNSQIKDPNTLKICFSVMDIGNNRKGLTTGWLEEVISSSNVDLESRIKSLSISNGGKESCDSKIPIYIRKNMSGFLMPKDLAFPMIFIGPGTGVSPYIGFLQERECLKRKNPELNLGEAWLFFGCRDPKLDFIYEQELKNFIENGILKKMSTAFSRVDGCETKYIQDALTQNGEELTKLIKDGASIFICGDLKNMASQVKDVLVQCLIKYDGKTKEEAEKYIFEMQKGDKYFVDTWS comes from the exons aTGGTGGTTACACACAATTTCCAGGACCTTTTCGAAGCGTCCTCTAAGACTACAGTGCTCAGTTTACCGATTGTTAAAGAAAATCCATTGAAAATCGAGTTTCAGAAGTGTGAT GAAAATGAGACGTTGTACGAGTCTCGGGCGCCTCCGCTGCCGTTTGCAAGCAGCAATGTGTTTCATGCCGATATTTCGGATTGGAGGCGCTTGACTGCGGTAAATAACGACTGTAAAGCTGTTTATGAGGTCACGTTTGATGTTACG GGTAGCACCTTCAACTACAAACCTGGTGATACAATAGGAGTGATACCTCAGAACAGCACTGCAGATGTGGAGCAGATCCTAGACCACCTCAACCTAAAATCACAAGCAGATGACCAATACACATTGATTGTAGACAAAACTCTAAAAGGAGCCAAGATACCAGTTCATGTACCTGTGAAATCTACACTTAGACATGTGTTCCAATATTGCTTGGATCTTAGGAGTGTGATTAAAAAG CTCTTCCTCCTAGCCCTGTCAAGGCATACGAAAGATGATAATGAAAGGAAAGTACTAGAATATGTCTGCAGTAAAGAGGGTGCCACAGTGTACACAACACACATACTCAACAAAAACCTTTGTGTTTTGGATCTGTTCTCAATCTTCAAGACTTGTAAGCCACCAGCTGAAGTTCTACTAGCAAATCTTCCCAGATTATTACCCAGACCTTACTCTATAGTAAACAGTCAAATTAAAGACCCAAATACACTCAAAATATGTTTCTCAGTAATGGATATTGGGAATAATAGAAAAGGTCTCACAACTGGATGGTTAGAAGAAGTAATTTCTAGTTCAAATGTGGACTTAGAAAGTAGAATAAAGAGTTTGAGCATCAGTAATGGAGGCAAAGAAAGTTGTGATagtaaaatacctatttatattagaAAGAATATGTCTGGGTTTTTAATGCCTAAAGATTTAGCATTCCCTATGATATTTATTGGGCCGGGTACTGGGGTGTCTCCCTATATAGGATTTCTTCAAGAAAGGGAATGTTTGAAAAGAAAGAACCCTGAGTTAAATCTCGGTGAAGCTTGGTTGTTCTTCGGTTGCAGAGATCCCAAGCTAGATTTTATTTATGAGCAAGAGTTGAAGAACTTTATAGAGAATGGTATTCTTAAGAAAATGAGCACAGCATTTTCCAGAGTGGACGGTTGTGAAACTAAATACATTCAG GATGCTCTAACACAAAATGGAGAAGAATTAACAAAGTTAATTAAAGATGGGGCCTCAATTTTCATATGTGGTGACTTGAAAAATATGGCGTCGCAAGTAAAAGATGTCTTAGTTCAATGTCTAATTAAATACGATGGGAAAACGAAAGAAGAAGcagagaaatatatttttgagatGCAGAAAGGTGATAAATACTTTGTCGACACTTGGAGTTAA
- the LOC126371294 gene encoding uncharacterized protein LOC126371294, with protein MGSYFGPFLLYSLLILFQLTPISSDSLMSEEDGDYSTEQSEEEWHMDFMPTGYLPDSVYRELAWYGILQIQPLHHSSKYKMAAQLIWQHTLGRPHVIMENPPQSTQSPGKVGRQILAEEAAKWSREQRAAQEVLMENIKSGGNGLTVRTVISATNKTIYIIQNGNYFHCPPGSEPDLDAYRVQANMHERKCTYGKSSIQIPIDPCIEAEIAPIEYSFHEGWMFCLGNGDRENNYFQNGTLDCGNKTKVSVDEFLDLCAIDNNVVITFDYFGDEPRKDMMHNATLCTTWDPCRLSYLYRLEPPPIEMTPSFPTTTQNPCETTLCPECMEGATEDMGVPIDIFSDDEDVMKKK; from the exons ATGGGATCGTATTTTGGtccatttttattatattctcttttaattttattccaa CTCACACCTATATCTTCAGATTCACTCATGAGCGAAGAAGATG gggATTACAGTACCGAACAAAGTGAAGAAGAATGGCATATGGATTTTATGCCG ACGGGCTATCTGCCAGACAGTGTCTATAGAGAGTTAGCCTGGTATGGGATCCTACAAATCCAACCTCTACATCACAGTTCCAAGTACAAAATGGCGGCACAGTTGATCTGGCAACACACTCTTGGCCGCCCACACGTTATCATGGAGAATCCTCCACAG TCTACTCAATCACCAGGGAAGGTAGGCCGCCAAATTCTAGCTGAGGAAGCGGCGAAGTGGTCCAGGGAGCAGCGTGCAGCGCAGGAAGTCCTCATGGAAAATATTAAAAGCGGTGGCAACGGCCTCACTGTTAGAACCGTCATTAGTGCTACAAACAAGACTATTTACATTATTCAAAACG GGAATTATTTCCATTGTCCTCCTGGTTCAGAACCCGATCTAGATGCATATCGGGTACAAGCTAATATGCACGAACGAAAATGTACTTACGGAAAGTCTTCCATACAAATTCCTATTGACCCTTGCATTGAAGCTGAAATAGCGCCGATTGAATATTCCTTCCACGAAGGGTGGATGTTCTGTCTAGGAAACGGAGACAGAGAAAACAATTACTTCCAGAATGGAACTCTCGACTGTGGGAATAAAACAAAG gtGTCAGTCGATGAATTTCTAGACCTCTGCGCAATAGATAACAACGTTGTTATTACGTTCGACTACTTTGGTGACGAACCTAGAAAAGATATGATGCATAACGCAACTCTTTGCACGACGTGGGATCCTTGTCGCTTATCTTATCTTTACCGTCTTGAG CCACCACCAATAGAAATGACTCCATCTTTCCCTACGACAACCCAAAATCCATGCGAAACCACTTTGTGTCCAGAATGTATGGAAGGTGCTACCGAAGACATGGGTGTGCCTATTgaca TATTCTCTGACGATGAAGATGTGATGAAGAAGAAGTAA
- the LOC126371278 gene encoding lipoma-preferred partner-like yields MNTLDKQLADLRIYANELDAKLQDDINAAKMKPSIPPKKNKAPLPQIPQSYTVKSACEPSYSSRLEYGSKASSTYSNLVPVKSCIVRNTARVRSGDVLLYSNLLPPGGTNHVYSNIPIQRHVAEGIYDRDTRSEVSRISDLGAQSNYSELRRPGSAYPPSSASINAQDFSTYGGSQTSSTYESLYEPINPRPCSQLSGTSLYSGYVGPTTEPTPEPDDELYCGNCYHCGEKIMGETTGCTAMERIYHIKCFCCQHCGINLQGRPFYAVQGRALCERDYLDTLEKCCVCNSPILDRILRATGKPYHPRCFTCVVCQKSLDGIPFTVDAVNRIHCIEDFHKRYAPRCARCHEPIVPEGGAEETVRIVALDKSFHIACYACEDCGASLCSRQEGRGCYPLDDHLYCRECNARRIQDLSREIN; encoded by the exons ATGAACACTCTCGATAAGCAACTGGCCGATCTGCGTATCTACGCAAACGAATTGGATGCCAAATTGCAAGATGATATTAATGCAGCAAAGATGAAACCTTCTATTCCGCCCAAGAAAAATAAAGCTCCACTGCCTCAAATACCTCAGAGTTACACTGTGAAGTCTGCGTGCGAGCCCTCGTACTCATCGCGGCTGGAGTACGGGAGTAAAGCGAGTTCTACATACTCAAATTTGGTGCCAGTAAAAAGTTGTATAGTGCGGAACACGGCGCGAGTGCGGAGTGGCGATGTGCTTTTATACAGTAACTTACTGCCTCCGGGAGGTACTAACCACGTTTATTCCAACATACCGATCCAGCGTCACGTCGCTGAGGGTATTTACGACAGGGACACACGGTCTGAAGTTTCTAGAATCAGTGATTTGGGCGCGCAGTCTAACTACAGCGAACTCCGGCGGCCGGGGTCGGCGTACCCGCCTTCCTCGGCGTCTATCAACGCGCAAGACTTCTCCACTTATGGTGGATCTCAGACTTCCTCCACATATGAGTCGTTGTATGAGCCAATAAACCCTAGACCATGTAGTCAACTGTCTGGTACCTCGTTATATAGTGGTTATGTTGGGCCAACAACGGAACCTACACCAGAGCCTGACGATGAGCTGTACTGTGGCAACTGCTATCATTGTGGGGAGAAGATCATGGGGGAGACAACAGGATGCACTGCCATGGAGAGAATCTATCACATTAAATGTTTCTGCTGCCAGCATTGTGGGATCAACTTACAG GGCCGACCTTTCTATGCAGTGCAAGGGCGCGCATTATGCGAGCGTGACTACTTAGACACACTAGAAAAGTGCTGTGTGTGCAACTCTCCCATCCTAGACCGGATCCTACGAGCCACAGGCAAACCTTACCACCCACGGTGCTTCACCTGTGTCGTTTGCCAGAAGAGTTTAGACGGCATACCCTTTACTGTAGATGCTGTGAACCGCATACACTGCATTGAAGACTTTCATAAAAG ATACGCCCCCCGATGCGCGCGCTGCCACGAGCCGATCGTGCCAGAAGGCGGGGCCGAGGAGACGGTACGTATCGTGGCGCTGGACAAGAGCTTCCACATCGCATGCTACGCCTGCGAGGACTGCGGCGCGTCGCTGTGCTCGCGGCAAGAGGGCCGCGGCTGCTACCCGCTTGACGACCACCTCTACTGTCGCGAGTGCAACGCGAGACGCATACAGGACCTCTCCAGGGAAATCAACTAG